A single genomic interval of Patescibacteria group bacterium harbors:
- a CDS encoding DUF3048 domain-containing protein gives MAELFEKRKAIFIKLIPKMKFFSWGLIFVLVIISLSGCQKKQILPSINKSTPEQANNSNQNNVAPENNNATEPQIALISEGIKLPIAIMMDNFIDSRPISGINSASIVYESPAEADITRFLAIFNQDALPDKIGPIRSARPYFVSWAEEYGALYIHAGGSDQALKTIKNDQNNNKIYDLNEISGGGAYFWRDHNRVAPSNLYTSGEFIKKAIENKNLPEKIKTNFSGWKFSNDINLVSQETSEFIKIGYLDPVAWKFDSKTDFYSRFSIDSKTGTLNLFVDSDGTQIKTKNLIIQKTEINILDEVGRREIMTIGDGEAMIFQKGKLTKGKWQRGGSQELTKFYDTFDKEIEFLPGSVWIEVVSLKHKLVY, from the coding sequence ATGGCAGAACTTTTTGAAAAAAGAAAAGCCATATTTATAAAATTAATCCCCAAAATGAAATTTTTTTCATGGGGATTAATTTTTGTTTTAGTGATTATTTCTTTGAGCGGCTGTCAAAAAAAACAAATTTTGCCGTCAATCAATAAATCAACGCCCGAGCAAGCGAATAATTCCAATCAAAATAATGTTGCTCCGGAAAATAATAATGCAACCGAGCCTCAAATTGCATTGATTTCAGAAGGAATAAAATTGCCAATAGCGATAATGATGGATAATTTTATTGACTCGCGGCCGATTAGCGGAATAAACAGTGCTTCAATAGTTTATGAATCACCGGCCGAAGCCGATATTACTCGTTTTTTGGCTATTTTTAATCAAGACGCATTGCCGGATAAAATCGGGCCGATTCGTTCAGCCAGGCCGTATTTTGTCAGCTGGGCAGAGGAATATGGCGCTTTGTATATTCATGCCGGAGGAAGCGATCAGGCGCTTAAAACAATCAAGAATGATCAAAATAATAATAAGATTTATGATTTAAATGAAATCAGCGGAGGCGGCGCGTATTTTTGGCGCGATCATAATCGAGTTGCTCCAAGCAATTTATATACTTCAGGTGAGTTTATAAAAAAGGCTATAGAAAATAAAAATTTGCCGGAAAAAATAAAAACAAATTTCAGCGGCTGGAAGTTTTCCAATGATATAAATCTTGTCAGTCAAGAAACAAGCGAATTCATTAAAATCGGTTATCTTGATCCGGTAGCTTGGAAATTTGATTCAAAAACAGATTTTTATTCGCGATTTTCCATTGATTCAAAAACAGGCACTTTGAATCTTTTTGTTGATTCGGATGGAACACAAATTAAAACAAAAAATTTAATCATTCAAAAAACAGAAATAAATATTTTAGACGAAGTCGGTCGCCGAGAAATTATGACCATAGGGGACGGCGAAGCGATGATTTTTCAAAAAGGTAAATTGACCAAGGGCAAATGGCAAAGAGGCGGTTCTCAGGAATTAACGAAATTTTATGATACATTTGACAAAGAAATAGAATTTTTACCCGGTTCGGTTTGGATTGAAGTTGTTTCTCTTAAACACAAACTTGTTTACTAA
- a CDS encoding translation elongation factor Ts, which produces MSLDLDVVKQLRETTGLGIVECQKALKQSDGNIEKAIEALRKSGEKLVATKQSRSTNQGIIEAYVHSNKKIAVLLELVCETDFVSRNEEFSELAHNLAMQVAALNPKWISPEEVPQEILEKEKEIYSADLPKDKPAEVIEKILNGKMQKFYSEFCLLKQPFIKDDKFAIEDLVKEKIAKFGENIKVKRFIRFAL; this is translated from the coding sequence ATGAGTTTAGATTTAGATGTTGTAAAACAATTAAGAGAAACAACGGGATTAGGAATAGTTGAATGCCAGAAAGCATTAAAACAATCCGATGGCAATATAGAAAAAGCCATTGAAGCTTTAAGAAAGAGTGGAGAAAAATTAGTGGCCACCAAGCAAAGCAGATCCACCAATCAAGGCATCATAGAGGCATATGTTCATTCCAATAAAAAAATTGCCGTGCTTTTGGAATTGGTTTGTGAAACAGATTTTGTCTCGCGCAATGAAGAGTTTAGCGAATTGGCTCACAATTTGGCCATGCAAGTGGCGGCTCTTAATCCAAAATGGATATCTCCGGAAGAAGTGCCTCAAGAAATTTTAGAAAAAGAAAAAGAAATTTACAGCGCGGATTTACCCAAAGACAAGCCTGCTGAAGTCATTGAAAAAATATTAAACGGAAAAATGCAAAAATTTTACAGCGAATTTTGTCTTTTGAAACAACCGTTTATCAAAGACGACAAATTTGCCATTGAAGATTTGGTTAAAGAAAAAATTGCCAAGTTCGGCGAGAATATCAAGGTTAAAAGATTTATTAGATTTGCTTTATAA
- the prmC gene encoding peptide chain release factor N(5)-glutamine methyltransferase, which yields MEIWTQSLNHLKNKKMTIKEALLKARQNLKKYSDEPGLDAEVLLSFTVKKLKIWLYAHSEKKLKKTEEIKFKKLITQRKKGTPVAYLVGHKEFFNLDFMVDKNVLIPCPETELLVEEVLKSVPNSKFQILNSITIADVGTGCGNIAITLAKHLPLAKIYAIDISKNALKVAKKNAKKHKTDKQIIFLNKNLLELLPKKVDFIAANLPYIPTQKARLLSHSPQIALDGGKDGLKFYQSLLENAADHLRPDGKIFLEINFNQAKKIKKIIKKYFPHSEIEIKKDLAGLNRLVVISC from the coding sequence ATGGAAATATGGACGCAATCGTTGAATCATTTGAAGAACAAGAAAATGACAATTAAAGAAGCGCTGTTAAAAGCCCGACAAAATTTAAAAAAATATTCTGATGAACCCGGTTTGGATGCCGAGGTTCTTTTAAGTTTCACTGTAAAAAAACTTAAAATCTGGCTTTACGCCCATTCTGAAAAAAAATTAAAAAAAACAGAAGAAATAAAATTTAAAAAATTAATTACTCAAAGAAAAAAAGGTACTCCTGTGGCTTATCTTGTCGGCCATAAAGAATTTTTTAATTTGGATTTTATGGTTGATAAAAATGTTTTAATCCCCTGCCCGGAAACAGAACTTTTAGTCGAAGAAGTCTTGAAATCTGTTCCAAATTCTAAATTCCAAATTCTAAATTCTATCACTATCGCGGATGTTGGCACCGGTTGCGGCAATATTGCCATTACTTTGGCAAAACATTTGCCTTTGGCAAAAATCTACGCCATTGATATTTCAAAAAATGCCCTAAAAGTGGCAAAAAAAAACGCAAAAAAACATAAAACAGATAAACAAATCATTTTTTTAAACAAAAATCTTTTAGAATTGTTACCTAAAAAGGTTGATTTTATTGCGGCTAATTTGCCTTATATTCCTACACAAAAAGCTCGATTGCTTTCTCATAGTCCGCAAATCGCTTTAGACGGCGGAAAAGACGGTTTAAAATTTTATCAATCTCTGCTTGAAAATGCGGCTGATCATTTGCGGCCTGACGGAAAAATATTCTTGGAAATAAATTTTAATCAGGCGAAAAAAATAAAAAAAATAATTAAAAAATATTTTCCTCATTCTGAAATAGAAATAAAAAAAGACCTGGCCGGTCTAAATCGATTGGTTGTTATTTCATGTTGA
- the rodA gene encoding rod shape-determining protein RodA yields MLFSRFKNFDSTLFVLMVLLIIIGLSVQYSLSLSQVNFKSSNFVKQSIFAVFGLVLFFVIASLDFRFIKAINLVFYILVVLLLLGVLIFGQVSHGVKGWFNLGFFNFQPIELAKLAALLALAQFWGFSRQPIRILHIIVSFIIILPLLFLIMRQPDFGSAMMIVILWFGLLLMMDRNKKHILGLLLIIILIGALGWSFFLKDYQQDRILTYLNPQSDQAGRGYQITQSTIAVGSGQIFGRGFGLGTQSQLRFLPASETDFIFAALTEEFGLMGTILLLGFYIALISRLVKIAKSAYDNFSQIFVLGAVIYFFSQAIINIGMNVGLFPIVGIPLPFISYGGSSLLVSMLILAIIESILLYQPFTHTPEQK; encoded by the coding sequence ATGTTGTTCAGTCGTTTCAAAAATTTTGACAGCACTTTATTTGTTTTAATGGTTCTTTTAATTATTATCGGTTTAAGTGTTCAATACAGCCTTTCGCTTTCACAAGTAAATTTTAAATCCAGTAATTTTGTCAAACAATCAATTTTTGCGGTTTTCGGGCTTGTTTTATTTTTTGTCATAGCTTCTCTGGATTTTCGTTTTATTAAAGCGATTAACTTGGTTTTTTATATTTTAGTCGTGTTGTTGCTTTTGGGCGTCTTGATATTCGGACAAGTTTCCCACGGAGTAAAAGGATGGTTTAACTTGGGCTTTTTTAATTTTCAGCCCATTGAGTTGGCAAAATTGGCAGCGCTTTTAGCTCTGGCTCAGTTTTGGGGTTTTAGTCGACAACCGATAAGAATTCTTCATATTATTGTCAGTTTTATTATAATTCTTCCGTTGTTATTTTTAATTATGCGTCAGCCGGATTTCGGTTCAGCGATGATGATAGTAATTTTATGGTTTGGGCTTCTTCTAATGATGGATAGAAACAAAAAGCATATTTTGGGATTATTATTAATAATAATTTTGATTGGCGCCTTGGGCTGGTCATTTTTTTTAAAAGATTATCAGCAAGATCGTATTTTAACTTATTTGAATCCGCAAAGCGATCAAGCGGGACGAGGTTATCAAATTACGCAATCGACCATTGCGGTTGGGTCCGGCCAGATTTTCGGCCGAGGATTCGGTCTTGGAACGCAAAGTCAGCTAAGATTTTTACCGGCCAGTGAGACGGATTTTATTTTCGCGGCATTAACCGAGGAATTCGGATTAATGGGTACTATTTTACTTTTGGGTTTTTATATCGCTCTTATTTCCCGTCTTGTTAAAATTGCCAAAAGCGCTTACGATAATTTCAGCCAAATTTTTGTTTTGGGAGCGGTAATTTATTTTTTCTCCCAAGCGATCATAAATATAGGAATGAATGTCGGGTTATTTCCGATTGTCGGTATTCCACTGCCGTTTATCAGTTATGGCGGAAGTTCTTTATTGGTCAGTATGTTGATTTTGGCAATTATTGAAAGTATACTTTTATATCAGCCCTTTACCCACACACCAGAACAAAAATAA
- the rpmE gene encoding 50S ribosomal protein L31: MPKKNIHPKYHPQAKMTCACGSEFNVGSTVPEIHVEICSACHPFYTGKQKYIDTAGRLERFNKMVTKSKAIKETKKTKVKKESAKEKKDKE; encoded by the coding sequence ATGCCAAAGAAAAATATTCACCCTAAATATCATCCTCAAGCAAAAATGACTTGCGCTTGCGGTTCGGAATTTAACGTTGGTTCGACTGTTCCGGAAATACACGTGGAAATATGTTCTGCTTGCCATCCTTTTTATACCGGCAAACAGAAATATATTGATACAGCCGGAAGATTGGAAAGATTCAACAAAATGGTTACCAAGTCAAAAGCGATTAAGGAAACCAAAAAGACCAAAGTTAAAAAAGAATCTGCCAAAGAAAAAAAGGATAAAGAATAA
- a CDS encoding DNA polymerase III subunit alpha, with amino-acid sequence MFSHLHIHSHYSLLDGLPKIDDLIAEAKKYEMTALALTDHGVMYGVIEFYQKAKKAGLKPIIGVEAYVAPHSRLDKKSRIDEKPYHLVLLAKNQEGYKNLIKLTTIAHLEGFYYKPRIDHETLIKHSSGLIALTACLQGEIPQSILNNQLEKAEQIILKYKEIFAPGDFYLEVQCHPNSPEQEKVNKTLLKLSQKYDVPLVATNDVHYVKSEDAEIQDILLCIQTKKKKTDQNRMSMLFDDFSFRSPEKMIEDFKDYPGAVENTEKIVQACNVEIELGKVQLPHFPIPEGQTANQYLEKLCQERMDHHYPNPDKSILERFNYELSVIEKTGFASYFLIVQDFVNWAKENKIIVGPGRGSAPGSIISYILNITDIDPIKYELIFERFLNPDRIVMPDIDLDFADTRRDEVINYVEQKYGHDHVAQIITFGTIAARAGIRDVGRVLDIPYSFCDQLAKMIPFGTNLKDALDKASDLKSFYSSNADAKKIIDIAIKLEGVCRHASKHACGVVVTQKPLDHYLPVQYDISGDEKTVISQYEMHAIENLGLLKIDFLGLKNLTVVETALKIIKKTQQKEIDINKIPVDDKKTFSLLKKGECTGVFQLESDGMRRYLKQLKPTDLRDIIAMVALYRPGPMELIPDYIAGKHGLKTISYLHPKLEPILAKTYGVAVYQEQLLQIARDLAGFTLSEADVLRKAVGKKIPALLKEQKEKFVSGCVKNKIPKETAENIFAFIEPFAGYGFNLAHATCYAVIAYQTAYLKANYPTEFMAALLTSDQNDTDRISILVEDAKKMKIEILPPDVNESFENFTVTDKNKIRFGLLAVKNIGTGIVRTIIEQLQENGAYQNLEDFLNRVQTKDLNKKSIESLIKSGAMDYFGERGQLLGNVENILEFAKQNQKDKENGQSNLFGATSVGQTMGLKLQTVPPTEHQQKLLWERELLGLFISEHPLQEYSEILKKYSIPIGKISNNSSVKIIGLVGKIKKIITAKKEMMLFVKMEDHTGDIEVIVFPNLYKENPNLWQENKIVSVTGRVSDKDGVPKLIAEEVKEINKHKLDELLLKS; translated from the coding sequence ATGTTTTCTCATTTGCACATTCATAGCCATTATTCGCTTTTGGACGGTTTGCCGAAAATTGATGATCTGATCGCCGAAGCGAAAAAATATGAGATGACCGCTTTGGCACTAACCGATCACGGCGTAATGTACGGCGTGATTGAATTTTATCAAAAAGCGAAAAAAGCCGGACTTAAACCGATTATCGGTGTAGAAGCTTATGTTGCCCCGCACAGCCGATTGGATAAAAAATCAAGAATAGACGAAAAACCATATCATTTGGTTCTCTTGGCAAAAAATCAGGAAGGATATAAAAATTTAATCAAGCTAACAACCATTGCCCACTTGGAGGGCTTTTATTATAAACCGAGAATTGACCATGAAACACTGATTAAACATTCGTCCGGACTTATTGCCCTGACTGCTTGTCTTCAAGGAGAAATTCCTCAATCAATTCTTAACAATCAGCTGGAAAAAGCTGAGCAAATTATTTTAAAATACAAAGAAATTTTCGCGCCGGGAGATTTTTATTTAGAGGTTCAATGTCATCCCAATAGTCCGGAACAGGAAAAAGTCAATAAAACTCTTTTGAAATTATCGCAAAAATACGACGTCCCATTGGTAGCGACAAATGACGTGCATTATGTGAAATCAGAAGACGCGGAAATTCAAGATATTTTGCTTTGTATTCAAACCAAGAAGAAAAAAACCGACCAAAATCGGATGTCTATGCTTTTCGATGATTTTTCTTTTCGTTCGCCGGAAAAAATGATTGAAGATTTTAAAGATTATCCCGGAGCCGTAGAAAATACCGAAAAAATCGTCCAAGCGTGCAATGTGGAAATTGAACTCGGAAAAGTCCAGCTCCCCCATTTCCCTATTCCTGAAGGACAAACCGCCAATCAATATTTGGAAAAATTATGTCAAGAAAGAATGGATCACCATTATCCGAATCCTGATAAAAGTATTTTGGAAAGATTCAATTACGAACTTTCTGTTATTGAAAAAACCGGCTTTGCTTCTTACTTTTTAATCGTTCAAGATTTCGTCAATTGGGCCAAAGAAAATAAAATAATCGTCGGTCCCGGACGAGGCAGCGCGCCCGGTTCAATTATTTCTTATATTTTAAACATCACTGATATTGATCCCATAAAATATGAACTTATTTTTGAGCGTTTCCTTAATCCTGATCGTATTGTCATGCCTGATATTGATTTGGATTTCGCTGATACGCGACGCGATGAAGTTATTAATTATGTTGAACAAAAATACGGACACGATCATGTTGCCCAAATTATTACTTTTGGAACCATAGCTGCCCGAGCCGGAATCAGAGATGTGGGCCGAGTTTTGGATATTCCCTATTCTTTCTGCGATCAATTGGCAAAAATGATTCCTTTTGGAACCAATCTTAAAGATGCCTTGGATAAAGCCAGTGATTTAAAATCTTTTTACAGCAGCAATGCTGACGCCAAAAAAATTATTGACATTGCCATAAAATTGGAAGGCGTCTGCCGCCATGCTTCAAAACATGCCTGCGGCGTTGTAGTCACACAAAAACCATTAGATCATTATCTTCCAGTTCAATATGATATTTCCGGTGATGAAAAAACGGTTATTTCTCAATATGAAATGCATGCCATTGAAAATCTTGGATTGTTAAAAATTGATTTTTTGGGTCTAAAAAATTTAACTGTCGTTGAAACTGCGCTTAAAATTATCAAAAAAACACAACAAAAAGAAATTGATATTAATAAAATTCCCGTTGATGACAAAAAAACATTTTCTTTATTAAAAAAAGGAGAATGTACCGGCGTCTTTCAATTAGAAAGTGACGGAATGCGACGTTATTTAAAACAATTAAAACCGACTGATTTAAGAGATATTATTGCCATGGTGGCCCTGTACCGCCCCGGACCAATGGAGCTTATCCCAGATTATATTGCCGGAAAACACGGTCTGAAAACCATTTCTTATTTGCATCCGAAACTGGAACCTATTTTGGCAAAAACTTATGGCGTAGCCGTATATCAGGAACAATTATTGCAAATCGCCCGCGACTTAGCCGGTTTTACTTTATCAGAAGCTGATGTTTTAAGAAAAGCGGTTGGTAAAAAAATTCCCGCCTTGCTTAAAGAACAAAAAGAAAAATTTGTCAGCGGATGCGTAAAAAATAAAATTCCCAAAGAAACAGCGGAAAATATTTTCGCTTTTATAGAACCTTTTGCCGGATATGGTTTTAATTTGGCTCACGCTACTTGTTATGCCGTTATTGCTTATCAAACCGCTTATTTAAAAGCCAATTACCCCACTGAATTTATGGCTGCCTTGCTTACCTCTGATCAAAACGACACTGATAGAATTTCCATTCTGGTGGAAGATGCCAAAAAAATGAAAATTGAAATTCTGCCGCCTGATGTCAATGAAAGTTTTGAAAATTTTACGGTTACTGATAAAAATAAAATCAGATTCGGACTTTTGGCGGTTAAAAATATCGGCACCGGAATAGTGAGAACAATTATTGAACAACTTCAAGAAAACGGCGCCTATCAAAACTTGGAAGACTTTCTAAATCGCGTCCAAACAAAAGATCTGAATAAAAAATCCATAGAAAGTTTGATAAAAAGCGGAGCCATGGATTATTTCGGCGAACGCGGACAACTTCTTGGCAATGTGGAAAATATATTGGAATTCGCCAAGCAAAATCAAAAAGACAAAGAAAACGGCCAATCAAATTTATTCGGGGCAACATCAGTCGGACAAACAATGGGTTTAAAACTTCAAACTGTGCCGCCCACCGAACATCAGCAAAAACTTCTTTGGGAAAGAGAATTGTTGGGATTATTCATTTCCGAGCATCCCTTACAGGAATACAGCGAAATTTTAAAAAAATATTCAATTCCGATTGGGAAAATAAGTAATAATTCAAGCGTTAAAATTATCGGTTTGGTTGGTAAAATTAAAAAAATCATTACGGCGAAGAAAGAAATGATGCTTTTCGTAAAGATGGAAGATCATACCGGCGATATAGAAGTTATTGTTTTCCCCAACCTATACAAAGAAAATCCCAACCTATGGCAAGAAAATAAAATAGTTTCCGTTACCGGCCGCGTTTCAGATAAAGACGGAGTGCCTAAATTAATCGCTGAAGAAGTAAAAGAAATAAACAAACATAAATTGGACGAGTTGTTGCTTAAATCGTAA
- the rpsB gene encoding 30S ribosomal protein S2: protein MVKLPSLDELVEAGVHLGHKKSRLAPKMLPYIYGVRNTSHLIDLEKTLVKLEEAMNFIADKVAQGGVILFLGTKPAAKKIIKKYAEEVAVPFVYERWLPGTLTNFETIVNLIEKFKKMEKEKAANGWEKYTKKERLNMEKTLISLEKMVGGIKSLTKKPDVLFIVDTQEEKTALKEAKRCNIPVVAMVNTNANPEKVDWAIPTNDNAVRVIELITKFIAEAVKEGKNQKEKNKVEVKEKKETK from the coding sequence ATGGTAAAACTTCCAAGCTTAGATGAATTAGTTGAGGCCGGAGTTCATTTAGGACACAAAAAAAGCAGATTGGCCCCTAAAATGCTTCCGTATATTTACGGAGTCAGAAACACTTCTCATTTAATTGATCTGGAAAAAACCCTCGTAAAATTGGAGGAAGCGATGAATTTTATCGCTGACAAAGTCGCTCAAGGCGGAGTTATTTTATTTTTGGGCACCAAACCGGCTGCCAAAAAAATTATAAAAAAATACGCCGAAGAAGTTGCCGTGCCGTTTGTTTATGAGCGCTGGCTGCCGGGCACTTTAACCAATTTTGAAACCATTGTTAACTTGATTGAAAAATTCAAGAAAATGGAAAAAGAGAAAGCGGCGAATGGTTGGGAAAAATATACCAAGAAAGAACGGCTTAATATGGAAAAAACTTTAATCTCTTTGGAAAAAATGGTTGGCGGAATAAAATCATTAACCAAAAAACCGGATGTTCTTTTTATTGTCGATACGCAAGAAGAAAAGACAGCTTTGAAAGAAGCGAAGAGATGCAATATCCCGGTTGTTGCCATGGTTAACACCAATGCTAATCCGGAAAAAGTTGACTGGGCCATTCCTACTAATGATAATGCGGTTAGAGTAATAGAATTAATAACCAAATTTATAGCCGAGGCGGTTAAAGAAGGTAAAAATCAAAAAGAAAAAAATAAAGTTGAAGTTAAAGAAAAGAAAGAAACTAAATAA
- the ricT gene encoding regulatory iron-sulfur-containing complex subunit RicT: MFVISVQVTPWINPYKFIQKRGDFQIKKGEFNVGDKVIIKTSIGGDLGEITKIDEIKENEEEAARNETSENFILRKASQEDLSKYEERNNEKDKTIKRCEKIIKKTNLPIKIIDVLFAFDGGKITFAFTSPSRIDFRELVKELVQEFHKSIKMHQVGARQETGLIGDIGSCGRGLCCMSFLKKLGNVSTNLILEQQLTQRGSDRLTGMCGRLKCCLVFEEEMYKELAQKLPAIGTKVKTAEGVGEVVERHVLKQTVVVRVKDEKIEVGVDKIKF, translated from the coding sequence ATGTTCGTAATTTCAGTCCAAGTAACGCCATGGATTAATCCTTATAAATTTATTCAGAAAAGAGGTGATTTTCAGATAAAAAAAGGAGAATTTAATGTTGGTGATAAAGTGATTATCAAAACTTCCATTGGCGGAGATTTGGGCGAAATAACAAAGATAGATGAGATTAAAGAAAACGAAGAAGAAGCTGCTCGCAATGAAACAAGCGAGAATTTTATATTAAGAAAAGCCAGTCAGGAAGATTTATCCAAATATGAAGAAAGGAATAATGAAAAAGATAAAACAATCAAGAGATGCGAAAAAATAATCAAGAAAACGAATTTGCCGATAAAAATCATTGATGTTCTATTCGCTTTTGACGGAGGAAAAATAACTTTTGCTTTCACTTCGCCGTCAAGAATTGATTTTCGCGAACTTGTGAAAGAATTGGTTCAGGAATTTCACAAATCAATTAAAATGCACCAAGTCGGCGCCAGACAAGAAACAGGATTGATAGGCGATATTGGATCCTGCGGAAGAGGACTTTGCTGCATGAGTTTTTTGAAAAAATTGGGAAATGTGAGCACTAATTTGATTTTAGAGCAGCAATTGACTCAGCGCGGTTCTGATCGTTTGACAGGCATGTGCGGACGATTGAAATGCTGTTTGGTTTTTGAAGAAGAAATGTATAAAGAACTGGCTCAAAAATTACCCGCCATTGGCACTAAAGTAAAAACCGCAGAAGGGGTAGGAGAAGTGGTTGAACGTCATGTTTTAAAACAAACCGTGGTGGTGAGAGTTAAAGATGAAAAAATAGAAGTAGGGGTGGACAAAATTAAATTTTAA
- a CDS encoding 50S ribosomal protein L25, with protein MLTLNVKKRELKGKKVQILRKQEIIPAVVYGHGIKSESIEMPYLIFEKIFKQVGESDLLNLEIEGEKPRKVLITEIQYHPLSDKIEHVDFYQIKEGEKIHVEVELKLVGESPAVKELGGILFSNMTKLEIECLPDDLIHDIKIDISKLTKIDDAIRIKDLEIPASIKVKHNLEEMVVMVQPPHSEEELKELESKPVEKVEEVAKIEKAPKKEAEEVDEKKKK; from the coding sequence ATGTTAACTTTAAACGTAAAAAAGAGAGAATTAAAAGGTAAAAAGGTTCAAATCTTAAGAAAACAAGAAATTATTCCAGCCGTAGTTTACGGTCACGGCATAAAATCCGAGTCAATTGAGATGCCTTATTTAATTTTTGAAAAAATTTTTAAACAAGTCGGTGAAAGCGATTTGTTAAATTTGGAGATTGAAGGCGAAAAACCAAGAAAAGTGCTTATTACCGAAATTCAATATCATCCTTTGAGCGATAAAATAGAACATGTTGATTTTTATCAAATCAAAGAAGGCGAAAAAATTCATGTTGAAGTGGAATTGAAATTGGTGGGCGAATCTCCGGCAGTCAAAGAATTGGGCGGTATTTTATTTTCCAATATGACTAAATTGGAAATAGAATGTTTACCTGATGATTTGATTCATGATATTAAAATTGACATTTCCAAGTTAACCAAAATTGACGACGCGATTAGAATTAAAGATTTGGAAATACCCGCGAGTATTAAGGTTAAACATAATCTTGAAGAAATGGTAGTAATGGTTCAACCACCTCATTCTGAAGAAGAATTGAAAGAACTTGAATCAAAACCGGTTGAAAAAGTGGAAGAAGTTGCCAAAATAGAAAAAGCTCCGAAAAAGGAAGCTGAAGAAGTCGACGAAAAAAAGAAAAAATAA
- the prfA gene encoding peptide chain release factor 1, whose protein sequence is MDNNLSQLKDQLKSFEEQLQSSEIYADQEKLKEISQKYNQLKETYRLFDQLRETNEKIFEIEKLSNKETQPEMLSLIKEELEQLKEKKISLESEINKKEKSSNIPESRGVILEIRAGTGGDEAAIFAGDLLRMYSRFAEKRGWKVGLISSHKTELDGFKEAILEIRDSGAYQILKNESGVHRVQRIPKTEKSGRLHTSTASVAVLPQAEPADLKIDLKDLKIDTFCASGHGGQNVQKTSSAVRITHLPTNLVVACQDERSQGQNKEKAMIILRSRLLALNEEKKHKDLGDKRREQIGTAERSEKIRTYNFPQDRITDHRLNKSFFNMLNILDGNMDAIVESFEEQENDN, encoded by the coding sequence ATGGATAATAATCTCAGTCAATTGAAAGATCAATTAAAATCATTTGAAGAACAATTGCAGAGTTCTGAGATTTATGCTGATCAGGAAAAATTGAAAGAAATATCCCAAAAATACAATCAATTGAAAGAAACCTATCGCCTGTTTGATCAACTTAGAGAAACAAACGAAAAAATTTTTGAAATTGAAAAATTATCAAATAAAGAAACTCAACCGGAAATGCTAAGTTTGATCAAAGAAGAGCTGGAACAATTAAAAGAAAAAAAAATAAGCCTTGAATCAGAAATCAATAAAAAGGAAAAATCTTCCAATATTCCGGAAAGTCGCGGCGTAATTTTGGAAATCAGAGCCGGCACCGGCGGCGACGAAGCGGCTATTTTCGCCGGAGATTTATTAAGAATGTATTCGCGTTTTGCGGAAAAAAGGGGCTGGAAGGTTGGTTTAATTTCATCGCACAAAACTGAATTGGACGGCTTTAAAGAAGCTATTTTGGAAATAAGAGATTCTGGCGCTTATCAAATTTTAAAAAATGAAAGCGGTGTTCACAGGGTTCAAAGGATTCCCAAGACTGAAAAAAGCGGTCGGCTTCACACTTCTACTGCTTCAGTCGCGGTATTGCCTCAAGCCGAACCCGCGGATCTTAAAATAGATTTAAAAGATTTAAAAATTGACACTTTTTGCGCTTCCGGACATGGAGGCCAAAATGTTCAAAAAACTTCTTCCGCTGTAAGAATTACTCATTTACCGACAAATTTAGTTGTTGCCTGCCAAGACGAACGCAGCCAAGGACAAAATAAAGAAAAAGCTATGATCATTTTAAGATCAAGATTGTTGGCGTTGAATGAAGAAAAAAAACATAAAGATTTGGGAGACAAAAGACGAGAACAAATCGGCACCGCGGAACGTTCGGAAAAAATCAGAACTTATAATTTTCCGCAAGACAGGATTACCGATCATCGCTTGAACAAATCATTTTTCAACATGTTGAATATTTTGGATGGAAATATGGACGCAATCGTTGAATCATTTGAAGAACAAGAAAATGACAATTAA